Proteins encoded within one genomic window of Mesobacillus subterraneus:
- a CDS encoding MBL fold metallo-hydrolase, with amino-acid sequence MAEWIDGIAKLTLPTPFPVGDVNAYLIKGDRLTLVDAGTKTEQSWESFKSQLADLKLKPEDIEQVILTHDHPDHVGMLDYFSPSLSVFGHQLNERWINRTPEFEKEHQEFYQKFFLQSAIPEQYFVPSMKVMKKTLVFSCDRSLTGTIQENDVAPALPGWKVIETPGHAQSHVVLLREKDGTMIAGDTILAGISPNPLLEPPLPGETERPKPLVQYNATLKKLQQYPIGLVYTGHGTEITELQSLIEKRLARQHDRALQVRGMLEGRELTVFEICKLLFPTVYERELNLTISETVGQLDYLQSLDAISVREEGTSFVYTAK; translated from the coding sequence ATGGCTGAATGGATAGATGGAATTGCCAAACTGACTTTGCCGACGCCTTTTCCGGTCGGTGATGTGAACGCATATTTAATAAAAGGGGACAGGTTGACACTTGTTGACGCTGGAACGAAGACGGAGCAGTCCTGGGAGTCGTTCAAATCCCAGCTTGCCGATTTGAAACTGAAGCCGGAGGATATTGAACAGGTCATCCTGACTCATGATCACCCAGATCATGTTGGAATGCTGGATTATTTTTCGCCAAGTCTCAGCGTATTTGGACATCAGCTGAATGAAAGGTGGATCAACAGGACGCCGGAATTTGAAAAGGAACATCAGGAATTCTATCAAAAATTCTTTTTACAATCAGCCATACCAGAGCAGTATTTTGTGCCCTCGATGAAAGTGATGAAAAAGACATTAGTATTTTCTTGCGATCGTTCATTGACTGGAACTATTCAGGAAAACGATGTTGCTCCGGCATTGCCAGGGTGGAAAGTGATCGAGACACCGGGCCATGCCCAGAGCCATGTCGTGCTATTGCGTGAAAAAGACGGCACAATGATTGCCGGGGATACAATTCTTGCTGGCATTTCGCCCAATCCATTACTGGAGCCGCCGCTTCCAGGCGAAACGGAAAGGCCGAAGCCCCTGGTTCAATATAACGCAACACTAAAAAAACTGCAGCAGTACCCGATTGGGCTTGTATACACCGGACATGGAACAGAGATAACAGAATTGCAAAGCCTGATCGAAAAAAGACTTGCCCGCCAGCATGACAGGGCATTGCAGGTAAGGGGGATGCTTGAAGGCAGGGAACTCACTGTTTTTGAGATTTGCAAATTGCTCTTCCCGACAGTATATGAGCGTGAACTGAATCTGACCATTTCGGAAACAGTCGGCCAGCTTGACTATTTACAATCCCTGGACGCAATTTCAGTCAGAGAAGAAGGTACATCCTTCGTTTATACAGCAAAATGA
- a CDS encoding SDR family NAD(P)-dependent oxidoreductase, translating to MSSLKGKNIIITGASGGIGAEIARLCAARGANLVLLARSIDKLESLKKELQSKYAINVHAQKLDVSDPEAIKQVFSEVLTDIRYVDILVNNAGFGIFDYAHEAKIEDIKTMFDVNVVGLMACTSMVLPAMKQRRSGHIINIASQAGKIATPKSSVYSATKHAVLGYTNSLRMEVADENIFVTSVNPGPIATNFFEVADKQGTYVENVKRFMLQPEYVAKQVVNRMMTRTREINLPRWMSPGSIVYSLFPRTFELLGKRVFNQK from the coding sequence ATGTCATCCTTAAAAGGGAAAAATATAATTATAACCGGTGCCTCCGGGGGGATTGGTGCCGAGATTGCCAGGCTTTGCGCTGCGCGCGGAGCGAATCTCGTCCTTCTGGCTAGGAGTATCGATAAACTTGAGAGTTTAAAAAAGGAATTACAATCAAAATATGCGATCAATGTCCATGCCCAGAAGCTGGATGTGTCTGATCCTGAAGCAATCAAGCAGGTCTTTTCAGAGGTGCTTACTGATATTCGCTACGTTGATATATTGGTCAACAATGCCGGCTTTGGTATTTTTGATTATGCACATGAAGCGAAAATTGAAGACATCAAAACGATGTTCGATGTCAATGTCGTCGGCTTGATGGCCTGTACCTCGATGGTGCTGCCTGCAATGAAGCAGCGGAGAAGCGGCCATATTATCAATATAGCTTCCCAGGCCGGCAAGATTGCCACACCTAAATCAAGTGTATATTCGGCAACAAAGCATGCCGTGCTTGGGTATACGAACAGCCTGAGAATGGAGGTTGCAGACGAGAATATCTTTGTCACTTCAGTCAATCCGGGTCCAATTGCTACGAACTTTTTTGAGGTCGCAGATAAACAGGGTACCTATGTGGAAAATGTCAAACGTTTTATGCTGCAGCCTGAATACGTGGCGAAACAAGTGGTCAACCGCATGATGACGAGAACTCGTGAAATCAATTTGCCGCGCTGGATGAGTCCTGGCAGCATTGTCTACTCGCTCTTCCCCCGTACATTTGAACTTTTAGGCAAAAGAGTTTTTAACCAGAAATAA
- a CDS encoding sigma-70 family RNA polymerase sigma factor yields MELQELVHRAKKGDEAAFYELMQLHKIRLYRMALSYLKNSEDAVEALQEVTFRAFQSIRKVKEPQYFTTWLTRILINYCNDELKKRKKILVSDDLISLMGAEHQSSWLEVDEVIGKLDPKTRQVIELKYVHDFKIKEIAEILECPEGTVKTWLNKGLKELRVQLEEKGGLGYA; encoded by the coding sequence TTGGAGCTTCAAGAACTCGTACATAGAGCAAAGAAAGGCGACGAAGCGGCATTTTACGAATTGATGCAACTTCATAAAATACGACTGTACCGGATGGCCCTCAGCTACCTGAAAAATAGTGAGGATGCAGTGGAAGCGCTGCAGGAGGTCACCTTCAGGGCGTTCCAATCGATCCGGAAGGTGAAGGAGCCGCAGTATTTTACGACTTGGCTGACAAGGATCCTAATAAACTATTGCAATGATGAATTAAAGAAGAGAAAGAAAATTCTCGTCAGCGATGATCTCATAAGCCTGATGGGAGCTGAGCACCAGTCCAGTTGGCTTGAGGTCGATGAAGTGATTGGCAAGCTTGATCCCAAGACAAGACAGGTCATCGAACTGAAATATGTTCATGATTTTAAAATAAAGGAAATTGCCGAGATTCTCGAATGCCCTGAAGGTACCGTGAAGACTTGGCTAAACAAAGGGCTGAAAGAGCTTCGCGTACAGCTCGAGGAAAAGGGGGGATTAGGCTATGCTTAA
- a CDS encoding DUF4179 domain-containing protein → MLNAEEKKLTNAQAALENIEVPELQLDQAIAAGISKGKGKRKRNLLYMRTFASAAILIFAFTAMLRTSETFATYVTAIPGMERIVELVRYDKGLTSAIENDFAQKIGVSDEHDGIKITLDSVIVDEQMMVLFYKVDSSGGHKEISVENMRLTDSAGNNIEETVFSFGGWVDDAENNEQLLQATYEFYQNNLSESLQLSIELAEGRTEDGQSIAKLDDTWVIPFSIDKDAFKDKKEVFVLNETVEFEGQKITVEEVSIYPTRIGVTVHFNEQNTKQVFGFEDLRLVDETGEEWAAINNGTTSIHSEENRKEFYLQSNYFKKPKELFLRFNSVRALNKNELELIVDPDKLEILKAPSDGRLLQVSREEDQLMLTFKRSSKKGPTNISLDQAVDGNGNEIGDGSASYRWSTGEQQVAYLIPYFGEGATSGPITLKLNEYPATINGEANIRLK, encoded by the coding sequence ATGCTTAATGCCGAGGAAAAAAAGCTGACAAACGCTCAGGCAGCACTTGAGAATATCGAAGTTCCTGAACTCCAGCTGGACCAGGCCATTGCTGCCGGAATCAGCAAGGGGAAAGGAAAGCGGAAGAGAAACCTTTTATATATGAGGACCTTTGCGTCAGCAGCAATCTTGATTTTTGCTTTTACAGCGATGCTCAGGACGTCAGAGACATTTGCTACGTATGTCACCGCGATACCTGGGATGGAGAGGATTGTAGAGCTTGTCCGTTATGACAAAGGGCTGACCTCTGCCATCGAAAATGATTTCGCGCAAAAAATCGGTGTGTCCGATGAACATGACGGCATCAAGATTACCCTCGATTCGGTGATTGTTGACGAGCAGATGATGGTGCTGTTTTATAAGGTTGACTCTTCAGGCGGACACAAGGAAATCTCGGTTGAAAACATGAGGCTGACCGACAGCGCAGGAAATAACATTGAAGAAACCGTGTTTTCTTTTGGTGGATGGGTGGATGATGCAGAGAATAACGAGCAGCTGCTTCAGGCGACATATGAGTTTTACCAGAATAATCTTTCAGAGAGTTTGCAGCTGAGTATTGAGCTCGCTGAAGGAAGAACAGAAGATGGTCAGTCTATAGCTAAGCTGGATGACACATGGGTAATTCCATTCTCGATTGATAAAGATGCTTTCAAGGATAAAAAAGAAGTGTTTGTCTTAAATGAGACAGTTGAGTTTGAAGGACAGAAAATCACTGTCGAAGAAGTGTCCATTTACCCTACGAGAATTGGGGTAACCGTCCATTTTAACGAGCAGAACACCAAGCAGGTTTTTGGCTTTGAGGATTTGAGGCTTGTGGATGAAACAGGAGAAGAATGGGCTGCAATTAATAATGGAACCACTTCGATCCATTCGGAGGAGAACAGAAAGGAATTTTACCTGCAAAGCAATTATTTTAAAAAACCTAAGGAGCTTTTTCTTCGCTTCAATTCTGTGCGTGCACTTAATAAAAATGAGCTCGAATTAATCGTCGATCCCGATAAACTGGAAATCCTGAAGGCTCCAAGTGACGGCCGATTGCTGCAAGTCAGCAGAGAAGAGGATCAGTTGATGCTTACCTTCAAAAGAAGTTCAAAGAAAGGACCGACAAATATTTCTCTCGACCAGGCAGTCGACGGCAATGGGAATGAAATCGGTGACGGTTCAGCCTCTTACAGATGGAGCACGGGTGAACAGCAAGTTGCTTATTTGATCCCATACTTCGGTGAAGGAGCAACTTCTGGCCCGATTACCTTAAAGTTGAATGAATATCCGGCAACAATCAACGGCGAAGCAAATATCAGATTAAAATAA
- a CDS encoding YqzH family protein → MDKKLIRKMVQKCLIQYRHDGSLPFGEAEFEEIYIKIVKQKNEEPEADLHDIINDAVYEFLAT, encoded by the coding sequence ATGGATAAAAAACTCATTCGCAAGATGGTCCAGAAATGCCTCATCCAGTACCGGCATGATGGTTCACTGCCTTTCGGCGAGGCGGAATTCGAAGAAATTTATATAAAGATTGTGAAACAGAAAAATGAGGAGCCCGAAGCTGATTTGCATGACATCATCAATGACGCTGTTTATGAATTTTTGGCTACTTAA
- a CDS encoding Y-family DNA polymerase produces the protein MIDYSEMPQNKILCVDMKSFYASCSAVMLGLDPLDCYLAVVGNLDRPGSVVLAASPRLKKEFGIKTGSRKFEIPDDPRIVVVDPQMSTYLRISTEISRVFNRYVPKEAIHTYSVDESFIKVDGASKLWGDAASIAKKIKDDIEREFQLPCAIGIGPNMLMSKLCLDLDAKKKGVAEWTYEDVQTKLWNVSPLREMWGIGRRVEKTLNSMGIFTVGQLARYDLEKLEKKFGIMGNQLYWHAWGVDFSDIGAPIMEGQISFGKSQILLRDYKEEEEIKHVILEMSEEVARRARSHGKAGRTISFGIGYSQDEFGGGFHRSRTIQDPTNITMDLYRVCLELFAENYTGKTVRSISISLGNLVTDSEFQLNLFEKNGWKKKKLGYAMDQIRSRYGSTAILRAVSYTAAGTARHRAALVGGHKG, from the coding sequence ATGATCGATTACAGCGAAATGCCGCAAAATAAAATTTTATGTGTGGACATGAAGAGCTTTTATGCGAGCTGTTCCGCCGTGATGCTTGGACTCGATCCGCTTGACTGCTACCTGGCTGTCGTCGGGAATCTTGACCGCCCGGGAAGTGTCGTCCTCGCAGCCTCACCGCGTTTGAAAAAGGAGTTTGGCATTAAGACTGGATCACGGAAATTTGAAATTCCCGATGATCCGCGAATTGTGGTCGTTGATCCACAGATGTCCACCTACCTGCGAATTTCCACAGAAATCTCCCGTGTATTCAATCGCTATGTTCCAAAGGAAGCGATTCATACCTACAGTGTCGACGAAAGCTTCATAAAGGTAGACGGTGCTTCGAAGCTTTGGGGAGACGCTGCTTCAATCGCAAAAAAAATCAAAGATGATATTGAGCGTGAGTTCCAGCTTCCTTGCGCAATCGGGATTGGACCGAACATGCTGATGTCAAAGCTCTGCCTTGACCTCGATGCAAAAAAAAAGGGCGTTGCCGAATGGACCTATGAGGATGTCCAGACGAAGCTGTGGAATGTCTCGCCGCTCAGGGAAATGTGGGGAATCGGCCGCCGTGTCGAGAAAACACTGAACAGTATGGGCATTTTTACAGTCGGCCAGCTGGCGCGCTATGACCTGGAGAAGCTGGAGAAAAAATTCGGTATCATGGGCAATCAGCTATACTGGCACGCATGGGGAGTCGATTTTTCAGATATCGGTGCCCCAATCATGGAAGGGCAGATCAGCTTTGGGAAAAGCCAGATCCTGCTTCGGGATTACAAAGAAGAAGAGGAAATCAAGCATGTCATACTCGAAATGAGCGAGGAAGTCGCGCGCAGGGCAAGAAGCCATGGTAAGGCTGGCCGGACCATCAGCTTCGGGATCGGTTACAGCCAGGATGAATTCGGCGGAGGCTTCCATCGCTCAAGAACAATTCAGGACCCAACCAATATTACAATGGACCTGTATCGTGTCTGCCTCGAGCTTTTTGCCGAGAACTACACGGGAAAGACGGTGCGAAGCATTTCGATTTCACTCGGGAATCTCGTCACCGACAGTGAATTTCAATTGAATCTTTTTGAAAAAAACGGCTGGAAAAAGAAAAAGCTGGGCTATGCAATGGACCAGATCCGCAGCCGCTACGGCTCGACAGCTATCTTAAGGGCGGTATCGTATACGGCAGCCGGAACAGCAAGGCATCGCGCCGCACTCGTTGGCGGGCATAAGGGTTGA
- a CDS encoding YolD-like family protein — MIRDRGRIKWTSMMLPEHVKMLRDWAQEDAYETEKQLDEQQLEQLNETILEAMEYNRPLSITYFRQRKYELVIGKIHYWNELGQKLHIVDRFEEIHRIGITHIADVRIADEW, encoded by the coding sequence GTGATTCGTGACCGCGGAAGAATTAAATGGACGTCAATGATGCTTCCTGAGCATGTCAAGATGCTGCGTGACTGGGCACAGGAGGATGCATATGAAACGGAGAAGCAGCTTGATGAACAGCAGCTTGAACAATTGAATGAAACGATTCTCGAAGCGATGGAGTATAACCGCCCGCTCAGCATCACCTATTTCAGGCAAAGGAAATATGAATTGGTGATTGGGAAAATTCATTATTGGAATGAACTTGGACAGAAGCTCCATATCGTTGACAGATTCGAAGAAATCCATCGTATCGGGATCACACACATTGCCGATGTCAGGATTGCGGATGAATGGTAG
- a CDS encoding CDGSH iron-sulfur domain-containing protein — protein sequence MLILTKVTIKVNDNGSLRISGDVELLDGAGNKYETKPAFSLCRCGLSKNMPFCDASHKGKFESVVRAPEADETE from the coding sequence GTGCTTATTTTGACGAAAGTAACAATCAAGGTGAATGATAATGGTTCTTTAAGGATTTCCGGCGATGTTGAGCTGCTGGATGGGGCCGGCAATAAATATGAAACGAAGCCTGCTTTCTCGCTTTGCCGCTGCGGCCTGAGCAAAAACATGCCGTTCTGCGATGCTTCCCATAAAGGGAAATTCGAATCAGTCGTGCGTGCACCGGAAGCGGATGAAACGGAATAA
- a CDS encoding iron-sulfur cluster biosynthesis family protein — protein sequence MKLKITEAALNKLQEKISGKQGYIKLKYDIDGCGCAVSGVAALWFESERYEEENKIETDGIPIYMEKSKEVFFDEEMTIDYKDTAGCFQLKSPNEYLNPRMSFHDKRKF from the coding sequence ATGAAACTAAAGATCACTGAAGCAGCTTTAAACAAGCTTCAAGAAAAAATTTCAGGAAAACAAGGGTATATAAAATTGAAATATGATATAGACGGATGCGGCTGTGCAGTAAGTGGGGTAGCTGCCCTCTGGTTTGAAAGTGAACGATATGAGGAAGAAAACAAGATAGAGACAGACGGGATTCCGATCTATATGGAAAAATCCAAGGAAGTCTTTTTTGATGAAGAAATGACAATTGATTATAAGGATACAGCAGGGTGCTTCCAATTAAAAAGCCCGAATGAATATCTGAATCCAAGAATGAGCTTCCATGATAAAAGGAAGTTTTAA
- a CDS encoding alpha/beta hydrolase, translating to MRKAFRVLFSFLLVLTSLGVFISNRVMFLKKKDDDEIFNREKDAGHLVPDEYEALPKREVSIPSSLGYPLKAVLVEPHETNRYIIIAHGVTQSKTNSVKYMNLFLNRGFNAVIYDHRRHGESGGKTTSYGYYEKFDLKSVVDWLRKEKGPDLLLGVHGESMGAATLLLYAGMIEDGADFYVADCPFSDFSEQLSYRIKEEVKFLPPRLLLPVASMFVRIRDKYSLSQVSPIAVIENIKNPILFIHSRMDDFILPSMTEALFEQKQGPKKLYMADNGLHAQSYSENREQYEKVLDEFLEEYVFADHGSTNADH from the coding sequence TTGAGAAAGGCATTCCGCGTGTTATTTTCTTTTTTGCTTGTCCTGACCTCACTGGGGGTTTTTATATCTAACAGAGTCATGTTCTTGAAAAAGAAAGATGATGACGAAATCTTTAACCGGGAAAAAGACGCTGGCCATCTGGTGCCAGATGAATATGAAGCACTGCCAAAAAGGGAAGTTAGCATTCCCTCTTCTCTCGGGTATCCTTTGAAGGCCGTCCTTGTCGAACCTCACGAGACAAACCGGTATATCATCATCGCCCACGGAGTTACCCAGAGCAAGACGAATTCTGTGAAATACATGAATTTGTTCCTCAACAGAGGCTTCAACGCAGTTATATACGACCATCGCCGCCATGGCGAATCTGGCGGTAAAACTACGAGCTATGGATATTATGAAAAATTCGATCTTAAATCGGTGGTAGATTGGCTCAGGAAAGAAAAAGGGCCGGATCTGCTTCTCGGAGTCCATGGTGAATCCATGGGGGCAGCTACGCTTCTCCTATATGCGGGCATGATTGAGGATGGCGCCGATTTCTATGTCGCAGATTGTCCGTTCTCCGACTTCAGTGAGCAACTCTCCTATCGCATCAAGGAAGAGGTTAAATTTTTGCCGCCAAGGTTATTGCTGCCAGTCGCCAGTATGTTTGTCCGCATCCGTGATAAATATTCTTTGAGTCAGGTATCTCCGATTGCAGTTATCGAAAATATTAAAAACCCAATCCTTTTCATCCATAGCCGCATGGACGATTTCATCCTGCCATCGATGACCGAGGCCTTGTTTGAACAGAAGCAAGGGCCGAAGAAGCTATACATGGCCGATAACGGCCTACACGCCCAATCCTACAGCGAGAACCGGGAACAATACGAGAAGGTGCTTGATGAATTTCTTGAGGAATATGTCTTCGCCGATCATGGAAGTACGAACGCAGATCATTAA
- a CDS encoding hydroxymethylglutaryl-CoA lyase has protein sequence MLQLPEKVEIIEVGPRDGLQNEKNFVPTDVKKAFINSLKLAGVKEMELTSFVSPKWVPQMADASEIVADCLDSNTRNIVLAPNKKGVERVYMTDCKAVAVFVGVSNTFNQKNINKTTAESLTEVLPLIAELKSKDYFVRACISTAFYCPYEGKVEEDEVLALCSKFVEAGVDELSVADTIGMAAPHESYSLFSKLKDACPDVLLTAHFHDTRKLALSNIFAALQAGVTRFDTSAGGLGGCPFAPGAAGNAATEDVVYMLHRMGIETGVDLDTLLKAIEVIQPHISRTIDSTYFKLNSVTV, from the coding sequence ATGCTGCAGCTTCCCGAGAAGGTTGAAATAATTGAAGTTGGCCCGAGAGATGGGCTTCAAAATGAAAAGAATTTTGTTCCTACTGATGTAAAAAAAGCTTTTATAAATTCCCTGAAGCTTGCCGGAGTCAAAGAAATGGAACTTACTTCCTTTGTATCTCCTAAATGGGTGCCACAGATGGCAGATGCCTCAGAGATCGTTGCTGACTGTCTTGACAGCAATACAAGGAATATTGTCCTCGCTCCCAATAAAAAGGGTGTTGAACGTGTCTATATGACTGACTGCAAAGCAGTCGCTGTTTTCGTCGGAGTCAGCAATACCTTCAACCAAAAAAATATCAACAAAACGACTGCAGAGAGCCTTACGGAGGTTCTACCGTTAATCGCAGAGCTTAAGTCGAAAGACTATTTTGTTCGCGCATGCATCTCAACAGCTTTTTATTGTCCATATGAAGGCAAGGTTGAAGAAGATGAGGTCCTCGCATTATGCAGTAAATTCGTTGAGGCCGGGGTCGATGAATTGAGCGTCGCCGATACAATCGGCATGGCTGCACCCCATGAGTCCTATTCTTTATTTTCCAAACTAAAGGATGCCTGTCCGGATGTGCTGCTGACTGCACATTTCCATGATACAAGAAAGCTGGCATTGTCGAATATTTTTGCCGCTCTACAGGCAGGAGTCACCCGGTTTGACACTTCTGCCGGGGGCCTTGGCGGATGCCCGTTCGCCCCAGGTGCTGCAGGCAACGCTGCTACCGAGGATGTCGTCTATATGCTCCACAGGATGGGAATCGAAACCGGCGTCGATCTTGACACGCTGCTCAAGGCTATTGAGGTGATTCAGCCTCATATCTCAAGGACGATTGATAGTACCTATTTCAAGCTGAATTCTGTTACTGTTTAA
- a CDS encoding acetyl-CoA C-acyltransferase: protein MSKTEAVIVAAVRTAIGSFNGSLKNISAPELGAAVIKDALKQAGVDPGQVDEIIMGNVLQAGLGQNPARQAAIKAGIPESASSMTINKVCGSGLKAVHLAAQAIIAGDAEVVVAGGMENMSQAPYLLKNARDGFKMGDQKLEDSMISDGLWCAFNDYHMGVTAENLCSKYEIGRSEQDEFASASQEKAAKAIEEGTFKDEIVPIEIPQRKGDPVVFDTDEYPKKRDNC, encoded by the coding sequence TTGAGCAAGACTGAAGCAGTAATCGTAGCTGCAGTAAGGACAGCAATTGGCAGCTTTAATGGTAGTTTGAAAAATATTTCCGCACCAGAACTCGGTGCCGCTGTAATTAAAGATGCATTGAAGCAGGCGGGTGTCGATCCTGGTCAAGTGGATGAAATCATCATGGGCAATGTACTTCAGGCTGGTCTTGGACAAAACCCTGCAAGACAGGCAGCGATTAAGGCGGGTATTCCTGAAAGCGCTTCCTCTATGACAATCAATAAAGTATGCGGCTCAGGTTTGAAGGCTGTACACCTGGCAGCGCAAGCCATCATAGCAGGTGATGCGGAAGTTGTCGTTGCCGGCGGAATGGAGAATATGAGCCAGGCACCATATTTATTGAAAAATGCACGGGATGGATTCAAGATGGGTGATCAGAAGCTCGAAGACAGCATGATCTCAGACGGCCTTTGGTGTGCATTCAATGACTACCACATGGGTGTCACGGCTGAAAACCTGTGCTCAAAATATGAAATCGGAAGAAGCGAGCAGGACGAGTTTGCGTCAGCTAGCCAGGAAAAAGCAGCAAAGGCGATTGAAGAAGGCACGTTCAAGGATGAAATCGTGCCAATCGAAATTCCGCAGCGAAAAGGAGATCCGGTCGTTTTTGATACGGATGAGTACCCAAAAAAAAGGGACAACTGCTGA